The DNA segment GCACCCTCGGTCGGGCTGCCCTCGAGCTGCCAGGTTCCGTCCTGCGATTGCTGGATGTCGGCATTGTTACAGGCCCGGGCACACTGCAGCAGCTGCTGTAATGCCTGGTTGTCTGTCGGGCTAATCTCCCGGTCGTTTTCCGCAGTGGTTATGGTGCCCTCCGGTGCGTAGCCGGAGCCGCCCACCGCGTAGTCCTGCTCGGCAGTGAGAATCTCCTTTACCGTCATCTCGTTGCGGGTAAGGGTGCCGGTCTTGTCGGAGCAGATTACGCTGACCGCACCGAGGGTTTCGACCGACGGCAGCCGCCGGATAATAGCATGGCGGCGAGCCATTCGCTGAACCCCCAGTGCCAGGGTTATGGTCAGGATGGCCGGCAGTCCCTCGGGGATCATCGCTACCACGATCGAGATCGCCGCCAGGAAGAGTTCCTCCAGTTCGTAGTCCCGGGCAAAATAGCCGAACGCAAAAAAGCCGGCGGCCAGCACCAGGATCGCCCCGGACAGCAGTGTGCCGAAGCGGTCAATCTTGCGCAGCAGCGGGGTGGTCTTTTCCTCCACCTCGGCAATCATCTGGTTGATGCGTCCAATCTCGGCGTGCTCGCCGGTGGCGATGATTACCCCGGTAGCCTCACCATAGCTCACGGTTGTTCCCGAATAGCCCATGTTGGTCCGGTCGCCTAATACCGACTGTGCATCCACCGGCTCGGTCTGCTTTTCTACCTCGGTGGATTCACCGGTCAACGCAGACTCCTCAACCCGCAGGTTCTTGACCCGCAGCAGACGTATGTCTGCCGGGATCTTGTCGCCTGACTGCAACTGCACCACATCACCAGGAACCAGCTCCTCGGCATCGAGTGTCTGACGCTTCCCGCCGCGTATAGCCCGAGCTTCCAGCGAGAGCATGTTCTTTATGCCCTCCAGCGCCTTTTCGGCCTTGCCCTCCTGGATAAAGCTCACCAGCACGTTCACCATGACCACAGCCAGGATTACCGCAGTCTCGATCCATTCACCCATCGCCCCGGCAATTACTGCAGCTGCCAGCAGCAGATAGATCAGGACGTTGTGAAACTGCAGCAGAAACCGCAGCAGCGGTCCGCGCTTTTTTCCTTCCGGCAGGCGATTGGGGCCATAGTCCTGCAGCCGCTGGCCGGCAGTCTCGGGGCTCAGCCCCTGTTCCGGATCGGTCTCCAGATTCTGTATAACCTCTTCGGTCTTCATGGTATGCCACTGTGTACTCATACGGTAACGATACGACCGTTATATCGGGAGGTCAATACGTGGGCGCAGGTAAATCCGGCTGCGCAGCGTTCTGGTAGACGCCCCGGGTAACTGACTGGTATAGTAAACTATGCCAAGAATAGGAGCCCATGTATCCGCCGCTGGCGGCGCCCACAAGGCTGTGGAGCGTGCCCATGCGATCGGTGCTGACTGTGTGCAGGTTTTTTCGGGAAGCCCCAGAGGCTGGAAGCGCAAGCCCATTGACCAGGTGGATGCTGCCGCCGTTTTTGCGGCACAGCAGGCAACCGGGATCAACCCGGTGGTGACCCACGCCCTGTATCTGACCAACCTTGCCAGCGAAAATCCGGAACAGGTGCAGAAGACCATCGATGCGATTGTATATGATCTCGAGTTTGATGCCCTGCTTGGCGGCAGTGGTGTGGTGGTGCATCTGGGCAGCCACCAGGGACGCGGCTGGGAGACGGTGCGCGATCAGACTGCCGATGCCATGGCACAGATCCTGGAACGGGCTCCCCGCAACGGCACCTTTCTTATGGAAAACTCGGCCGGCCAGCAGGGCAAGCTTTCCAGCAACCTTGAGGAGTTGCGCTGGCTGCTGGATCGCCTGCAGGCTCCGAACCTTGGCTGGTGCTTTGACACCTGCCATGCCCATGCCGCAGGGCTGTACATGGGGGATCCGGCTGATGCAGGC comes from the Spirochaeta africana DSM 8902 genome and includes:
- a CDS encoding deoxyribonuclease IV, with translation MPRIGAHVSAAGGAHKAVERAHAIGADCVQVFSGSPRGWKRKPIDQVDAAAVFAAQQATGINPVVTHALYLTNLASENPEQVQKTIDAIVYDLEFDALLGGSGVVVHLGSHQGRGWETVRDQTADAMAQILERAPRNGTFLMENSAGQQGKLSSNLEELRWLLDRLQAPNLGWCFDTCHAHAAGLYMGDPADAGARRSAITEIDRLQLWDTLKVIHVNDSRDPFDSGRDRHANLGEGQIPAEDLRCFLRRPELQKLPFILEVPGFAGEGPDAENIRRLRELAEG